In Musa acuminata AAA Group cultivar baxijiao chromosome BXJ3-9, Cavendish_Baxijiao_AAA, whole genome shotgun sequence, a single genomic region encodes these proteins:
- the LOC135648656 gene encoding O-fucosyltransferase 1-like → MRRGGDIWGRRGGGGVGGQRPLKHGMKGMAARLSVALIVLVICTLSLFSTIGVTRPSNRVEVVDVNKLWRSANPGGWRPSSAPRSYWPPPPKESNGFLRVRCNGGLNQQRSAICNAVVAARIMNATLVLPELDTNSFWRDESGFPGIYDVEHFIEALRYDIHIVRSLPEVSSKGKTKKMKSYQIRPPRDAPLSWYTTFALEKMKEHRAIYLTPFSHRLAEDIDAPELQRLRCRVNYHALRFKPHIMKLSTEIVDKLRSQGHFMSIHLRFEMDMLAFAGCVDIFTPKEQKILIKYRKENFAEKELVYRERRLIGKCPLTPEEVGLILRSMGFDNTTRIYIAAGELFGGDRFMKPFRTMFPHLENHSTVGPSEKLEENARGLVGSAVDYMVCLLSDIFMPTYDGPSNFANNLLGHRLYYGFRTTIQPNRKALAPIFMDREEGRAADFEDRIRQVMFNSKFGGPHKRVHPESFYTNSWPECFCQMSPKDPADKCPPDNIMETLDGQLQNEESDDLDPSNMSNKSNNSASRSTGD, encoded by the exons ATGCGGAG GGGTGGAGACATTTGGGGGCGGAGAGGCGGCGGTGGCGTTGGGGGGCAGAGGCCGCTGAAGCATGGGATGAAGGGGATGGCGGCGCGTCTGTCGGTCGCGTTGATCGTTCTCGTCATCTGTACGTTGTCGCTGTTCTCGACCATCGGCGTCACCCGACCCTCGAACCGAGTGGAG GTTGTTGATGTTAATAAGCTTTGGAGGAGTGCTAATCCAGGGGGTTGGAGACCATCATCTGCTCCCAGATCATACTGGCCTC CTCCACCAAAAGAGAGTAATGGTTTTCTACGAGTTCGTTGCAATGGTGGCTTGAACCAACAACGTAGTGCG ATATGCAATGCAGTTGTTGCTGCACGAATTATGAATGCTACACTTGTGTTGCCTGAGTTGGACACCAATTCTTTTTGGCGTGATGAGAG CGGTTTTCCAGGTATCTATGATGTTGAGCATTTTATTGAGGCATTGAGATATGATATCCATATTGTGCGGAGCCTCCCAGAGGTCTCTTCAAAGGGAAAGACAAAGAAGATGAAATCTTATCAG ATTCGGCCACCTAGAGATGCTCCTCTTAGCTGGTATACTACATTTGCTTTGGAAAAAATGAAGGAACATCGTGCTATCTACCTCACACCATTTTCACATCGATTAGCCGAGGATATTGATGCCCCTGAACTCCAGAGGCTGAGATGCCGAGTGAACTATCATGCACTTCGATTCAAGCCACATATAATGAAATTAAGCACCGAGATAGTGGATAAGCTCCGGTCGCAGGGACATTTCATGTCTATACACCTTCGATTTGAGATGGATATGCTTGCTTTTGCTGG CTGTGTGGATATATTTACTCCCAAGGAGCAGAAAATTCTAATCAAATACCGAAAGGAGAACTTTGCAGAGAAGGAACTTGTTTATAGAGAGAGGAGGCTCATTGGGAAGTGCCCATTAACACCAGAAGAg GTAGGACTCATCTTACGGTCTATGGGATTTGACAACACCACACGCATCTACATTGCTGCAGGTGAACTTTTTGGTGGTGATCGCTTCATGAAACCATTCAGGACAATGTTCCCTCACCTTGAGAACCATAGCACAGTAGGACCATCAGAAAAGCTTGAAGAAAATGCTAGAGGACTTGTTGGTTCTGCTGTGGACTATATGGTTTGTCTTCTCTCTGACATTTTTATGCCGACATATGATGGCCCAAGCAATTTTGCAAATAATCTCTTGGGCCATCGTCTGTATTATGGCTTCCGGACGACAATCCAACCCAACAGGAAAGCTTTAGCTCCTATATTCATGGACAGAGAAGAAGGCCGTGCAGCTGATTTTGAGGATCGTATCAGGCAGGTCATGTTCAATTCCAAGTTTGGTGGGCCGCACAAGCGCGTCCACCCTGAGTCTTTTTACACGAACTCATGGCCTGAGTGCTTCTGCCAAATGTCACCGAAGGATCCTGCTGACAAATGCCCACCGGATAACATAATGGAAACGCTGGATGGACAACTGCAAAATGAAGAAAGTGATGATTTAGACCCTTCAAATATGTCCAACAAATCAAACAATTCAGCTTCACGTTCCACTGGAGATTAA
- the LOC103996692 gene encoding RPM1-interacting protein 4: MAIRMQQQTQVHKFGNRETAESVLYRQHFNQTQGAKGRKITTNLNDGNENSETTAKDIPPPANAAPFTPEAAKPRDAKPIHRTDTPSVHDKGVICKSPINPRDQQHVARANYGDNQKKPNRSHGRYQGKPAAERTANDAPPSDKRIAPEDTPGRVRTNPSDRAYGTPHHDVTVPPFAGWDENDPASGEKYTGIFNIIADNRRNPGTPYNPPTPSSQKQESNKTKGCGCLSWIMK, translated from the exons ATGGCG ATTCGGATGCAGCAACAAACTCAAGTACACAAATTCGGCAACCGGGAAACTGCTGAAAGTGTCCTTTATAGACAACACTTCAATCAAACCCAGGGGGCAAAAGGCAGGAAAATTACCACCAATTTAAATGATGGTAATGAAAACTCCGAGACAACCGCTAAAGATATACCACCACCAGCAAATGCAGCTCCATTTACACCCGAGGCCGCCAAACCTAGGGATGCAAAGCCAATTCATCGAACTGATACACCTTCTGTACATGACAAAGGTGTCATTTGTAAATCCCCAATAAACCCACGCGATCAACAGCATGTGGCCCGAGCAAATTATGGTGACAACCAGAAGAAACCAAACAGAAGCCATGGTAGATATCAGGGTAAACCTGCTGCTGAAAGAACTGCAAATGATGCTCCTCCATCAGACAAAAGGATAGCACCAGAAGATACTCCAGGAAGAGTTAGAACAAATCCCAGTGATCGAGCCTATGGAACC CCTCACCATGATGTCACGGTGCCACCTTTTGCTGGATGGGATGAGAACGATCCAGCCTCTGGCGAGAAGTATACTGGCATCTTCAACATAATAGCTGATAATCGAAGAAACCCTGGTACTCCATATAACCCACCAACGCCAAGCAGTCAGAAGCAAGAAAGCAACAAAACTAAG GGCTGTGGGTGCCTAAGCTGGATTATGAAGTGA